The genomic interval ACTCGCCGTCTCAGTCGTCAGCGACCATACTTTCCTCGGTCGCGGCACAGCGGTTGGGACCTAGTTCGAGTTCGTCTTCCTCGGCTTTGTCCTCAGGCTCATAGTCGCCGCTGTTGGTAGCGATGACCTTCTCGTAGTTGGGGGGCTTCGAGGGAATGTTGTCGAACATGTACTCGACGAAGTCGTCCTCGTCCATCTGGAGAGCGCGGTTGTTCTGTCTGAGGTAGCCGACAGTCGTCATCATAGGTGTACCGGGTGTGACGTCGATGAACTCTCCGCCGTCTGTGACCGAGAAATGTCCCGGAAGTATCTTGACTGTGTCGGGCTCCGAGAGTATCTTGTCGTGGAGGGTGTCGTACTGCATCTCGGCTCCTCCCTTTGCCTCGTCTCCCGCGAACTGGAGCTCAGTACGTCCTATCGACTCGACGAAGACCGTGTCTCCCGTCGTCAGTGCCTCGTCGTTGATGAGATACGACGTCATTCCCGTCGTGTGCCCCGGCGTCGGGATCGCCTTTATCTCTACGTTCTCTCCAACTTCGAGTACCTCGTTCTGGTCTAAGCCGTCGAAGTCGTAGTCGGGGTCTCTCGTTCTCGCTCTCTCTCCTAAG from Candidatus Afararchaeum irisae carries:
- a CDS encoding rhodanese-like domain-containing protein, translated to MTVEELRDKQDSDDDYVLVDTRNQEDYENWHIGGAVNVEYSHSDDELRGDWEDVVDEYGIDEDTEVVTVCAKGKSSKDFAEYLEGEGYDDVKSVEGGMEAWSMVYDVVPIATQSDEIEIIQLQRRSKGCLGYIVGDKATGEAAAIDVTRATKKFRDTASEYGYKITHVLDTHIHADHISGGRRLADELDVPYHLGERARTRDPDYDFDGLDQNEVLEVGENVEIKAIPTPGHTTGMTSYLINDEALTTGDTVFVESIGRTELQFAGDEAKGGAEMQYDTLHDKILSEPDTVKILPGHFSVTDGGEFIDVTPGTPMMTTVGYLRQNNRALQMDEDDFVEYMFDNIPSKPPNYEKVIATNSGDYEPEDKAEEDELELGPNRCAATEESMVADD